From Sphingomonas nostoxanthinifaciens, a single genomic window includes:
- the infC gene encoding translation initiation factor IF-3, whose amino-acid sequence MTPRRPLGGQPIPLNGPRFNEFIQSQKVRVIDENGENLGVMYTREAMAQAAEIGLDLVEVSPNADPPVAKFLDVGKFKYETQKKANLARKSQKTQEIKEIKMRPNIDDHDYETKMKKVFEFIEEGDKVKCTLRFRGREMAHGQLGMLVLQRVQADTAEVAKVEQFPRMEGRQMLMVLAPK is encoded by the coding sequence ATGACGCCGCGCCGCCCGCTGGGCGGTCAGCCGATCCCGCTGAACGGCCCCCGTTTCAACGAGTTCATCCAGAGCCAGAAGGTGCGGGTGATCGACGAGAACGGTGAGAATCTGGGCGTGATGTATACGCGCGAAGCGATGGCGCAGGCGGCCGAGATCGGCCTCGATCTGGTCGAGGTTTCGCCCAACGCCGATCCGCCCGTCGCCAAGTTCCTCGACGTCGGCAAATTCAAGTACGAGACGCAGAAGAAGGCCAACCTCGCCCGCAAGAGCCAGAAGACGCAGGAGATCAAAGAGATCAAGATGCGTCCGAACATCGATGACCACGACTATGAGACCAAGATGAAGAAGGTCTTCGAGTTCATCGAAGAGGGCGACAAGGTGAAGTGCACCCTGCGTTTCCGCGGACGCGAGATGGCGCATGGTCAGCTCGGCATGCTGGTTCTCCAGCGCGTGCAGGCCGATACGGCCGAGGTCGCGAAGGTGGAGCAGTTCCCGCGCATGGAAGGCCGCCAGATGCTGATGGTGCTGGCGCCCAAGTAA
- the lptG gene encoding LPS export ABC transporter permease LptG — protein sequence MKVNLNFFASRTIAWYMARLFVSRSAAVLAALTIILLSLDLLGESGDILAYPGNGNPQLWYYLSLRAPQIIARFLPFSVLLGTLITLVTMNQNSEVISMKAAGISAHQILAPLVLASLAIAGVSFVFNDHVVARATAALSAWQQVDYGPVPKSQSYVPNVWVRSGDDLIHAERVVGRGAAAVLVDVSFYDRTGDRLTSVASARIGRYRGGAWQLSGVRRFDVAAGRIASLPTLVVGQGVTPDRFTLADVQPDSLSFAALRRSITELHAAGRPTANLETVLWHKLSGPLSAVLMPLLAGVAGFGLARSGALFIRAVIGMALGFTYFVADNFALAMGNIGAYPPLLAAWAPFLLFLLIGEAVLIRTEE from the coding sequence ATGAAGGTCAACCTCAACTTCTTCGCCTCGCGCACCATCGCCTGGTACATGGCGCGACTGTTCGTCAGCCGCTCGGCGGCGGTGCTGGCAGCGCTGACGATCATCCTGCTGTCGCTCGATCTGCTCGGCGAATCGGGCGACATCCTCGCTTATCCGGGCAACGGCAATCCGCAGCTCTGGTATTATCTCTCGCTGCGCGCGCCCCAGATCATCGCGCGCTTCCTGCCCTTCTCGGTGCTGCTGGGGACGCTCATCACGCTCGTCACGATGAACCAGAACAGCGAGGTCATCTCGATGAAGGCGGCGGGCATTTCCGCGCACCAGATCCTCGCCCCGCTCGTATTGGCCAGCCTCGCCATCGCCGGCGTCAGCTTCGTCTTCAACGATCATGTCGTCGCGCGTGCCACCGCCGCGCTGTCGGCGTGGCAGCAGGTCGATTACGGCCCCGTGCCGAAGAGCCAGTCCTACGTGCCCAACGTGTGGGTGCGCTCGGGCGACGACCTGATCCATGCCGAACGCGTGGTCGGTCGGGGGGCGGCGGCGGTGCTGGTCGACGTCAGCTTCTACGATCGCACCGGCGATCGCCTGACAAGCGTCGCGAGCGCCAGGATCGGCCGCTATCGCGGCGGTGCCTGGCAATTGTCGGGCGTGCGCCGCTTCGATGTCGCCGCCGGGCGGATCGCCAGCCTGCCCACGCTCGTCGTCGGCCAGGGCGTGACGCCCGATCGCTTTACGCTGGCGGACGTGCAGCCGGACAGCCTGTCGTTCGCGGCGCTCCGCCGCAGCATCACCGAATTGCACGCGGCCGGCCGGCCGACCGCCAATCTCGAGACGGTGTTGTGGCACAAACTGTCCGGGCCGCTGTCGGCGGTGCTGATGCCGCTGCTGGCGGGTGTGGCGGGCTTCGGCCTTGCCCGTTCGGGCGCGCTGTTCATCCGTGCGGTGATCGGCATGGCGCTCGGCTTCACCTATTTCGTAGCCGATAACTTCGCGCTGGCGATGGGCAATATCGGCGCATACCCGCCGCTGCTCGCCGCGTGGGCACCCTTCCTGCTGTTCCTGCTGATCGGCGAAGCGGTGCTGATCCGCACCGAGGAGTGA
- a CDS encoding LptF/LptG family permease, translating to MVIAAMLLLLEKMLNLFDFVAQEGGPVSVVWQMLANLIPEYLSLGIPIGLMLGILLAFRRLAVSSELDVMLAVGMSYRRLLRVPYFYAILFALINLAIVGFVEPYSRYAYEGLRFELRTGALGASIKVGEFTKLGKDMTLRVERSQSGGRDLTGIFVMAKGDDGKRLAVTAERGRFLATDDPDTIILRLRHGTLVHDAAGFASPRVLSFESHDLPIDLPRKEAFRQRGGRNAELTMPELVRFGRSPDNDGKESAQKRAEFHFRAVQVATMLLLPLLAVSLAVPPKRSSSALGVFLSIVIIVTDYKLDEYLEALAGRGHIDPLIALWGPFLLFASFIWWMYRTLAVVPGGQPIGALERQAAKLGKLVRGWMTRRQREVEA from the coding sequence ATGGTCATCGCGGCGATGCTGCTGCTTCTCGAGAAGATGCTCAACCTGTTCGACTTCGTCGCGCAGGAGGGCGGGCCGGTCAGCGTCGTGTGGCAGATGCTGGCCAATCTGATCCCGGAATATCTTTCGCTGGGGATCCCGATCGGGCTGATGCTGGGCATCCTGCTCGCCTTCCGCCGCCTCGCCGTCTCGTCGGAGCTGGACGTGATGCTGGCGGTGGGGATGAGCTACCGCCGCCTGCTGCGCGTCCCCTATTTCTACGCGATCCTGTTCGCGCTCATCAATCTCGCCATCGTCGGCTTCGTCGAGCCTTATTCGCGCTACGCCTATGAAGGCCTGCGCTTCGAGCTGCGCACCGGCGCGCTGGGCGCCTCGATCAAGGTCGGCGAGTTCACCAAGCTCGGCAAGGACATGACGCTGCGGGTCGAGCGCAGCCAGTCGGGCGGGCGCGATCTGACCGGCATCTTCGTGATGGCCAAGGGCGACGACGGCAAGCGCCTCGCCGTCACCGCCGAGCGCGGCCGCTTCCTCGCCACCGACGATCCCGACACGATCATCCTGCGGCTGCGCCACGGCACGCTGGTGCACGATGCGGCCGGGTTCGCGAGCCCGCGCGTGCTCAGCTTCGAGAGCCACGATCTGCCGATCGATCTGCCGCGCAAGGAGGCGTTCCGCCAGCGCGGCGGTCGCAATGCCGAGCTGACCATGCCCGAGCTGGTGCGGTTCGGCCGATCGCCCGACAATGACGGCAAGGAGAGCGCGCAGAAGCGGGCCGAATTCCATTTCCGCGCGGTGCAGGTGGCGACGATGCTGCTGCTGCCGCTGCTGGCGGTATCGCTGGCGGTGCCGCCGAAGCGCTCGTCCTCGGCGCTCGGCGTGTTCCTGTCGATCGTCATCATCGTCACCGACTACAAGCTGGACGAATATCTGGAGGCGCTGGCCGGGCGGGGGCATATCGATCCGCTCATCGCCCTGTGGGGGCCGTTCCTGCTGTTCGCGAGCTTCATCTGGTGGATGTACCGCACGCTGGCCGTGGTGCCGGGCGGCCAGCCGATCGGCGCGCTCGAGCGGCAGGCCGCCAAGCTGGGCAAGCTGGTGCGCGGCTGGATGACGCGCCGCCAGCGGGAGGTCGAGGCATGA
- a CDS encoding DUF2141 domain-containing protein: MSKLMAWMLAGAIALLPAHASAALGPHGQDCGGDRPAMLVKVIGLKHRDGTLRIQTYGGEPERFFDKGSYIERVDVRMPAMGPIEVCMPVKANGIYAVSVRHDANGNGSSDLSDGAGMSGNPNVSLMDVVFRRKPAARQVEVDVNGTTSVQVLMNYVHGTSVGPIAGAGMVKN; encoded by the coding sequence ATGTCGAAACTGATGGCATGGATGTTGGCGGGCGCGATCGCGCTTCTGCCGGCCCATGCCTCGGCGGCACTCGGCCCGCATGGGCAGGATTGCGGCGGCGATCGGCCGGCGATGCTGGTCAAGGTGATCGGCCTGAAGCATCGCGACGGCACGCTGCGCATCCAGACCTATGGCGGGGAGCCCGAGCGCTTCTTCGACAAGGGCAGCTATATCGAGCGGGTCGACGTGCGCATGCCGGCGATGGGCCCGATCGAGGTGTGCATGCCGGTCAAGGCGAACGGCATCTATGCCGTCTCGGTGCGGCACGACGCCAACGGCAACGGCAGCTCCGATCTGAGCGACGGCGCGGGGATGTCGGGCAACCCCAACGTGTCGCTGATGGACGTGGTGTTCCGGCGCAAGCCGGCGGCACGCCAGGTCGAGGTTGACGTCAACGGCACCACGTCGGTGCAGGTGCTGATGAATTACGTCCATGGAACGAGCGTCGGCCCGATCGCCGGCGCGGGAATGGTGAAGAACTGA
- a CDS encoding diacylglycerol/lipid kinase family protein: MVRIALLSNPKSTGNRAQLPAIRSFCANHPEIFHYEVEHVDQIEAALRTIARVDPRILVINGGDGTVQATLTELYHSQLFGDAPPPVAVLPNGKTNLIALDLGANGDAIGALQRVLEIAQGSLEEHIVTRELIALSQEDDGVWDGLKPTIGMFLGGAGLAEVMLWCRNKVYPLGLPNWLSHAVTLLALIFSLVLGMRAAFLPERAAPLKVSLIRQGQLQGSFSLLIVTTLRKLLVGSKLAGRPSSAGALQLMIVEQSAIALVCAFVASLFGKLESQLMRGIHVRRGDEIRIEGDRSSVILDGELFHASAGRSIVLRQTAPLPFVRLAA; this comes from the coding sequence ATGGTACGGATCGCCTTACTCTCCAACCCGAAGTCGACCGGCAATCGTGCCCAGCTCCCTGCCATCCGCAGCTTCTGCGCGAACCATCCCGAAATCTTCCATTACGAGGTCGAGCATGTCGACCAGATCGAGGCCGCGCTGCGCACCATCGCGCGAGTCGATCCGCGCATCCTGGTCATCAACGGCGGCGACGGCACGGTGCAGGCGACGCTGACCGAATTGTATCACAGCCAGCTGTTCGGCGACGCGCCGCCGCCGGTGGCGGTGCTGCCCAACGGCAAGACCAACCTGATCGCGCTCGACCTGGGCGCGAACGGCGATGCGATCGGCGCGCTGCAGCGCGTGCTGGAGATCGCGCAAGGGTCGCTCGAGGAGCATATCGTCACCCGCGAGCTGATCGCCCTCAGCCAGGAGGATGACGGCGTGTGGGACGGGCTTAAGCCCACCATCGGCATGTTCCTTGGCGGCGCGGGCCTGGCCGAGGTGATGCTGTGGTGCCGCAACAAGGTGTATCCGCTCGGCCTGCCCAATTGGCTGAGCCATGCGGTGACCCTGCTGGCTTTGATCTTCAGCCTCGTCCTCGGCATGCGCGCCGCATTCCTGCCGGAGCGCGCGGCGCCGCTGAAGGTGTCGCTGATCCGCCAGGGCCAGCTGCAGGGCAGCTTCTCGCTGCTGATCGTCACGACGTTGCGCAAGCTGCTGGTCGGCTCCAAGCTGGCGGGCCGGCCGTCGAGCGCGGGCGCCCTGCAGCTGATGATCGTCGAGCAGAGCGCCATCGCGCTCGTCTGCGCGTTCGTCGCCAGCCTGTTCGGCAAGCTGGAAAGCCAGCTGATGCGCGGCATCCACGTGCGGCGCGGCGACGAGATCCGGATCGAGGGCGACCGCTCGAGCGTGATCCTCGACGGCGAGCTGTTCCACGCCAGCGCGGGACGGTCGATCGTGCTGCGGCAGACCGCCCCGCTGCCGTTCGTCCGCCTCGCCGCCTGA
- a CDS encoding PEP-CTERM sorting domain-containing protein, protein MIKTLAVLAGTALLAIAPANATLYQFDYSGTGADGAFTAALQLDMPVDGGTAASITGTRNGIAVTGLSDYAGGDNLFSSGFSYVDFYGLSYATAGGDDYNVYWDGSQLFEINSVTNPDGDALTDSPLTSASVTLASAGGSAPSNGGNPGSGGNTTSPAPEAATWMTMLLGFGLLGGMLRRRSSPSALAF, encoded by the coding sequence ATGATTAAGACACTTGCCGTTCTTGCCGGCACCGCACTGCTGGCAATCGCGCCGGCCAATGCCACCCTCTACCAGTTCGATTACAGCGGCACCGGCGCCGACGGTGCGTTCACCGCCGCGCTGCAGCTCGACATGCCCGTCGATGGCGGCACCGCCGCTTCGATCACCGGCACGCGCAACGGCATCGCCGTGACCGGCCTGTCGGATTATGCCGGCGGCGACAACCTGTTCAGCTCCGGCTTCAGCTATGTCGATTTCTACGGCCTGTCCTACGCGACCGCCGGTGGCGACGACTACAACGTCTATTGGGACGGTTCGCAGCTGTTCGAGATCAACAGCGTGACCAACCCGGACGGCGACGCGCTGACCGATTCGCCGCTGACCTCGGCCTCGGTCACGCTCGCCAGCGCGGGCGGTTCGGCTCCGTCGAACGGTGGCAACCCCGGCAGCGGCGGCAACACCACCTCGCCGGCACCGGAAGCCGCGACCTGGATGACGATGCTGCTCGGCTTCGGCCTGCTCGGCGGCATGCTCCGCCGCCGCTCCAGCCCGAGCGCGCTCGCCTTCTGA
- a CDS encoding primosomal protein N': MNPRARVLLLNAALGPLDYRVDPGQDVAPGSIVLAPLGPRQLAGVVWEPEHMPSDAEVGDNRLRPLAGVYDLPPLKASLRRLIEWTATYYLAPPAAVLRMALASASALDGGRTVIEYRPTGMVPPRQTPQRTQALERIADRQGLVRELATIADVSDAVIRGLVKAGAIEPVEVRVDDPYPIPDPDHAAPDLSPAQALAARRLTEAVDARDFAPILLDGVTGSGKTEVYFEAVAQAIRGGRQTLVLLPEIALTEPFLKRFAERFGVAPVAWHSDLRQSQRRRAWRAIASGEAAVTVGARSALFLPYRDLGLIVIDEAHESSFKQEDGVMYHARDVAVMRGRFEEIPVILASATPAIETRQQVALGRYEEVKLPARFGGATMPDIAAIDMTQDRPDRGRWLAPALVTALGETFERGEQSLLFLNRRGYAPLTLCRHCGHRFQCPNCTAWMVEHRLTARLACHHCGHVMPPPRACPECKEEDSLVACGPGVERIADEVAALFPAARTAIVTSDTLWSPAKTAEFVGRMEAGDIDVVIGTQLVTKGYHFPNLTLVGVVDADLGLSGGDLRAAERSFQQIAQVAGRAGRGAKPGRVLVQTHEPGAPVIQALVSGDADSFYAAETEARRSANAPPFGRFAAIIVSSENLDEAVATARSIGRAAPQVEGMHVYGPAPAPLAMLRGRHRQRLLVHARRALDVQDVIRGWLGELDWPRGARVAVDVDPYSFL; the protein is encoded by the coding sequence ATGAACCCGCGTGCCCGCGTCCTTCTGCTCAATGCCGCCCTCGGCCCGCTCGATTATCGGGTGGATCCGGGGCAGGATGTCGCGCCCGGATCGATCGTCCTGGCACCGCTCGGCCCCCGGCAGCTCGCCGGCGTCGTGTGGGAGCCCGAGCATATGCCCTCCGATGCGGAGGTGGGCGACAATCGCCTGCGGCCATTGGCCGGCGTCTACGATCTGCCACCGCTCAAGGCCTCGCTCCGCCGCCTGATCGAGTGGACCGCCACCTATTATCTCGCGCCGCCGGCAGCCGTGCTGCGGATGGCGCTCGCCTCCGCCTCCGCGCTCGACGGCGGCCGCACCGTCATCGAATATCGCCCGACCGGGATGGTCCCACCGCGCCAGACGCCGCAGCGCACGCAGGCGCTGGAGCGCATCGCCGACCGCCAGGGACTGGTACGCGAGCTCGCCACCATCGCCGACGTCTCCGATGCCGTGATCCGCGGGCTGGTGAAGGCCGGCGCGATCGAGCCGGTCGAGGTGCGCGTCGACGACCCCTATCCGATTCCCGATCCCGATCATGCCGCGCCCGATCTGTCGCCCGCGCAGGCGCTCGCCGCGCGGCGGCTGACCGAGGCGGTCGACGCCCGTGACTTCGCTCCGATCCTGCTCGACGGCGTCACCGGATCGGGCAAGACCGAGGTCTATTTCGAGGCGGTCGCGCAGGCGATCCGCGGCGGGCGGCAGACGTTGGTCCTGCTTCCCGAGATCGCGCTGACCGAACCCTTCCTCAAGCGCTTCGCCGAGCGCTTCGGGGTCGCGCCGGTCGCGTGGCATTCGGACCTGCGCCAGTCGCAGCGCCGCCGCGCGTGGCGTGCCATCGCCAGCGGCGAGGCGGCGGTGACGGTCGGCGCGCGCTCGGCGCTGTTCCTGCCCTATCGCGATCTCGGCCTGATCGTCATCGACGAGGCGCACGAATCGAGCTTCAAGCAGGAAGACGGCGTGATGTATCATGCGCGCGATGTCGCGGTGATGCGCGGGCGGTTCGAGGAGATCCCGGTGATCCTCGCCTCGGCCACCCCCGCGATCGAGACGCGCCAGCAGGTCGCGCTCGGCCGCTACGAGGAGGTGAAGCTGCCCGCCCGCTTCGGCGGCGCGACCATGCCCGACATCGCCGCGATCGACATGACGCAGGACCGGCCCGACCGCGGCCGCTGGCTCGCGCCGGCGCTGGTGACGGCGCTCGGCGAGACGTTCGAGCGCGGCGAGCAGTCTTTGCTGTTCCTCAACCGGCGCGGCTATGCGCCGCTGACTCTGTGTCGCCACTGCGGCCACCGCTTCCAATGCCCGAACTGCACCGCGTGGATGGTCGAGCATCGCCTGACCGCGCGGCTCGCCTGCCACCATTGCGGCCACGTGATGCCGCCGCCGCGCGCCTGCCCCGAATGCAAGGAGGAGGATTCGCTGGTCGCCTGCGGACCGGGGGTCGAGCGGATCGCCGACGAGGTGGCGGCCCTCTTCCCCGCCGCGCGCACCGCGATCGTGACGTCGGACACATTGTGGTCGCCGGCCAAGACCGCCGAGTTCGTCGGTCGGATGGAGGCGGGCGACATCGACGTGGTGATCGGCACGCAGCTCGTTACCAAGGGCTATCACTTTCCCAACCTGACGCTGGTCGGCGTGGTCGATGCCGACCTCGGCCTTTCGGGTGGCGATCTGCGCGCGGCCGAGCGCAGCTTCCAGCAGATCGCGCAGGTGGCGGGGCGCGCCGGCCGCGGCGCCAAGCCCGGCCGCGTGCTGGTGCAGACGCACGAACCGGGCGCGCCCGTCATCCAGGCGTTGGTTTCGGGCGATGCCGACAGCTTCTACGCCGCCGAGACCGAGGCGCGGCGCAGCGCCAACGCGCCGCCCTTCGGCCGCTTTGCCGCGATCATCGTCAGCTCGGAAAATCTGGACGAGGCGGTCGCGACCGCGCGTTCGATCGGCCGCGCCGCGCCGCAGGTCGAGGGGATGCACGTCTACGGCCCCGCCCCCGCCCCGCTGGCGATGCTGCGCGGGCGCCACCGCCAGCGCCTGCTGGTCCACGCCCGCCGCGCGCTCGACGTGCAGGACGTGATCCGGGGGTGGCTCGGCGAGCTGGACTGGCCGCGCGGCGCGCGGGTAGCGGTCGACGTCGATCCGTACAGCTTTTTGTGA
- a CDS encoding 2OG-Fe(II) oxygenase, translating to MTILDQAGRLFASGRAREGAALVEQAAARGDGEALFALANWRLYGLNGAQDLAATHRLLAQAAAAGHGEALRLRARLIGNGTGVSEDAAEARRLLAPLAATHPAVADELALADAPAPTPQAPQHLADTPRVERIDNFLSRAECDYLIARATPRLQPSTIVDPASRRRMPHPFRTSLGINFGPAHEDLVVRLIDRRIADATGTAIEAGEPLHVLAYAPGQEYRPHLDALPGAANQRVLTVLLWLGGDYDGGETDFPAPGVRVRGEPGDALIFSNVTAEGRADERSRHAGLPVTRGRKWLATRWIRQAPVSPFA from the coding sequence ATGACGATCCTCGACCAAGCCGGGCGCCTCTTCGCCAGCGGCCGCGCGCGCGAGGGCGCGGCGCTGGTCGAGCAGGCGGCGGCGCGCGGTGACGGCGAAGCGTTGTTCGCGCTCGCCAACTGGCGGCTCTACGGCCTCAACGGTGCGCAGGATCTGGCGGCGACGCACCGGCTGCTCGCGCAGGCGGCGGCGGCCGGCCATGGCGAGGCGCTGCGGCTGCGCGCGCGACTGATCGGCAATGGCACCGGGGTATCGGAGGATGCGGCCGAGGCGCGGCGGCTGCTCGCGCCGCTCGCCGCGACCCATCCGGCGGTCGCGGACGAACTGGCGCTCGCCGACGCGCCCGCGCCGACCCCGCAGGCGCCCCAGCACCTCGCCGACACGCCGCGCGTCGAGCGGATCGACAATTTTCTGAGCCGCGCCGAATGCGATTATCTGATCGCGCGCGCCACGCCGCGGCTCCAGCCCTCGACGATCGTCGATCCCGCCAGCCGCCGACGGATGCCGCATCCCTTTCGCACCTCGCTCGGCATCAATTTCGGGCCGGCGCACGAGGATCTGGTGGTCCGCCTCATCGACCGCCGCATCGCCGACGCAACCGGCACCGCGATCGAGGCCGGCGAGCCGCTCCACGTGCTGGCCTACGCGCCGGGGCAGGAATATCGCCCGCATCTCGACGCATTGCCCGGCGCGGCCAACCAGCGCGTGCTGACGGTCTTGCTATGGCTGGGCGGCGACTATGATGGCGGCGAGACCGACTTTCCCGCGCCGGGCGTGCGCGTGCGCGGCGAACCCGGCGACGCCCTGATCTTCTCGAACGTCACCGCCGAGGGGCGCGCCGACGAGCGCAGCCGCCATGCCGGCCTGCCGGTCACGCGCGGGCGCAAATGGCTCGCAACGCGCTGGATCCGTCAGGCGCCGGTCTCACCCTTCGCCTGA
- the ada gene encoding bifunctional DNA-binding transcriptional regulator/O6-methylguanine-DNA methyltransferase Ada yields the protein MANVDAPDSEAAWAAVLARDRTQDGRFVTGVLSTGIYCRPSCAARHPRRENVRFFADGMAARMAGLRPCLRCRPDEVARDEAAVARAIALIEAEEAAPDLGALAAAAGYSPHHFHRLFKRATGVTPAAYVRARRAGRLRHHLKEAPNVTDALYEAGYAAPSRFYADAPDRLGMTPSVWRDGGRGATIRWTVAPTDLGALLVAATERGICRVAFEEDDAVLRRHFPRATIVPADDALDALVAEAVAIVAEPGRPMTLPLDVQGTAFQEAVWRELARIPPGATLSYAALAARAGNANAVRAVGSACGANPVALLIPCHRAKRSDGTLGGYAYGLPIKRELLDREAAQAKGETGA from the coding sequence ATGGCAAATGTGGATGCTCCAGATTCCGAGGCGGCATGGGCGGCGGTGCTGGCGCGCGACCGCACGCAGGACGGGCGGTTCGTGACAGGCGTGCTGTCGACCGGCATCTATTGCCGGCCCTCGTGCGCGGCGCGCCACCCCCGGCGCGAGAATGTGCGCTTCTTCGCCGATGGCATGGCGGCGCGGATGGCGGGCCTGCGCCCCTGCCTGCGTTGCCGGCCCGATGAGGTCGCGCGCGACGAGGCGGCCGTGGCGCGTGCGATCGCCCTGATCGAGGCGGAGGAGGCGGCGCCCGATCTTGGCGCGCTGGCGGCGGCGGCCGGCTACAGCCCGCATCATTTCCACCGCCTGTTCAAGCGGGCGACCGGCGTGACACCCGCCGCCTACGTGCGCGCGCGCCGCGCCGGGCGGCTGCGGCACCATCTGAAGGAGGCTCCCAACGTGACCGATGCGCTCTACGAGGCCGGCTATGCCGCGCCATCGCGTTTCTATGCCGACGCGCCCGACCGGCTGGGCATGACGCCGTCCGTGTGGCGCGACGGCGGGCGCGGCGCGACGATCCGCTGGACGGTCGCGCCGACCGATCTCGGCGCGCTGCTGGTCGCGGCGACCGAGCGCGGCATCTGCCGCGTCGCGTTCGAGGAGGACGATGCGGTGTTGCGCCGTCATTTCCCCAGGGCGACGATCGTGCCGGCCGACGACGCGCTGGATGCGCTGGTGGCGGAAGCGGTCGCGATCGTGGCGGAGCCCGGCCGGCCGATGACGCTGCCGCTCGACGTGCAGGGCACCGCTTTCCAGGAGGCGGTGTGGCGCGAGCTCGCCCGCATTCCGCCGGGCGCGACGCTGAGCTATGCCGCGCTGGCGGCGCGCGCGGGCAATGCCAATGCGGTGCGCGCGGTCGGCTCGGCGTGCGGCGCCAATCCGGTGGCTTTGCTGATCCCGTGCCACCGCGCCAAGCGCAGCGACGGCACGCTCGGCGGCTATGCCTATGGTCTGCCGATCAAGCGCGAACTGCTCGATCGCGAGGCGGCTCAGGCGAAGGGTGAGACCGGCGCCTGA